CAGTAGTTATTATGGCGACGATTACGATTGCGGAGAACATATTGGCGATTATTGGCGGGGCGGGATCGGGCAGTTCGAACAAACCAGCCCTTAACGCTATATCGGCGATAATCAGCTCCACCGCTCCGCGCGAACTCATGGCCACTCCAACCGCCAGGCTGTTACGGCCGGAGAGGCCGATCAGGCGAGCCGGTACTGAGGCCCCGACCAGCTTGGTCAAAAAGGCGACCGCGATCAGGACAAAAAGAAATAATGGTATTGCCGTAAAAGCACTCAAATCGAGATGCATGCCGATCGACGCGAAAAACAAGGGCGCCAGAAAACCGGTCGTGATTCCCGAGATCTTCTGTTTAACTTCTTCATAAACCCTGTCCTCGATGACCCTTCTGCTGAAGAACAACCCGGCGGCGAAAGCCCCCAGTATGAAATGCATACCGAGATGTTCTGCCAAAACTGAAAAGCCCAGAGCCACGATCAAGAGCAGGCTGAGCTCAAGCTCATCCAGCTTTACATAACGCATCATCTTTTTATGCACCCGGGGCAGTACATAGAGCCCTAAGGCTACCGTGACGACACCGAAGATCAGTATCTGTCCGATCAAAAAAAGAAGCGATTGCAGATCCGGCAATCCCCCGGTCTTGATAATTCCAGTCAATACCGCCAGCAAAACAAGGCTGAGGATATCGTCGTATACAGCCGCGGAAACGATCAACTGGCCGGGCCGGGTATCCAGCAGATTGAGGTCCAAAAGTACCCTGATCGCCACCGGTACCGCGGTGATCGCAAGTCCGGTACCCAGAAACAGTGCCTGTGCCAGTTGATATTCGGATTCAGGCAGAAAGATGTAACCGAGCGCAAGACCGGTCCCCAGTGGTAACAGCATAGCGGAGAGTGCGACTATCAGCGATCCACCCGATTCCTGAACTATCTGCCGTGGACGCATCTCGATCCCGCCCAGAAGCATCAAAAAGAAAATCCCCAGATCGGTCAGCGACATAAAGACTTCATTGTCGGTCAGGTCGGCCAGCACAGGAAATGTGCCCGAGAAATGACCGGCAACCATGC
The sequence above is drawn from the Candidatus Zixiibacteriota bacterium genome and encodes:
- a CDS encoding cation:proton antiporter encodes the protein MELLYILLVLLVLTRGFGEIAIRFKQPPLVGELLAGILLGMVAGHFSGTFPVLADLTDNEVFMSLTDLGIFFLMLLGGIEMRPRQIVQESGGSLIVALSAMLLPLGTGLALGYIFLPESEYQLAQALFLGTGLAITAVPVAIRVLLDLNLLDTRPGQLIVSAAVYDDILSLVLLAVLTGIIKTGGLPDLQSLLFLIGQILIFGVVTVALGLYVLPRVHKKMMRYVKLDELELSLLLIVALGFSVLAEHLGMHFILGAFAAGLFFSRRVIEDRVYEEVKQKISGITTGFLAPLFFASIGMHLDLSAFTAIPLFLFVLIAVAFLTKLVGASVPARLIGLSGRNSLAVGVAMSSRGAVELIIADIALRAGLFELPDPAPPIIANMFSAIVIVAIITTVVVPIVMRPLMSGRSGHKR